A genomic stretch from Chryseobacterium sp. SNU WT5 includes:
- a CDS encoding cell division protein FtsQ: MEKISVKMTKTKNPVYFIDEKEVKELVKKSNPTKKIGDINIPELEKKLNQLPAVDSANVYLNLNGSLNLEIKQRVPAFRLNKDNRDFYVDEKGTEFPTSQNYSFPCMLVMGDVKKSEYVKLAELIQKINHDEFSKRYFIGISKSKDNYDLLTNEGYFNVEIGDLENIDLKVKGFKAFVEKYLIYQQPEKYTKVSVKYDNQIVTTLNPKYKDNDSIIAVGKKELEKLPLIKKKKEEAEKRILNEQKQQPKVIVETKPKTSQPKKEIEKKSPKKVIQKPESKPKGKVKIE; the protein is encoded by the coding sequence ATGGAGAAAATCTCCGTGAAAATGACAAAGACTAAAAACCCAGTTTATTTTATCGATGAAAAAGAGGTAAAAGAGTTGGTGAAAAAATCGAATCCAACAAAAAAAATTGGAGATATCAACATTCCGGAATTAGAGAAAAAATTGAATCAACTACCAGCCGTGGATAGTGCAAATGTTTATTTGAACTTAAACGGGAGTCTAAATTTAGAGATCAAACAAAGGGTGCCAGCATTCCGCTTAAATAAAGATAATCGGGATTTTTACGTAGATGAAAAGGGAACTGAATTTCCAACTTCACAAAACTATTCGTTCCCTTGCATGCTGGTCATGGGTGACGTAAAGAAATCAGAATATGTAAAGTTGGCAGAATTGATTCAGAAAATAAATCATGATGAGTTCAGTAAAAGATATTTCATAGGAATATCTAAATCTAAAGATAATTATGACTTGCTGACCAACGAAGGATATTTCAATGTAGAAATTGGTGATCTGGAAAATATAGATTTAAAAGTAAAAGGATTTAAGGCATTTGTTGAAAAATATCTGATCTACCAACAACCGGAAAAATACACCAAGGTATCGGTGAAATATGATAACCAAATTGTTACCACGCTAAATCCTAAATATAAAGATAATGACAGCATTATCGCCGTAGGTAAAAAGGAATTGGAAAAATTGCCGCTTATTAAAAAGAAAAAAGAAGAGGCAGAGAAAAGAATTCTCAATGAACAAAAGCAACAACCCAAAGTCATTGTAGAGACTAAACCAAAAACCAGTCAGCCGAAAAAGGAAATAGAAAAAAAATCACCCAAGAAGGTAATTCAAAAACCGGAAAGCAAACCAAAAGGAAAAGTTAAAATAGAATAG
- the murC gene encoding UDP-N-acetylmuramate--L-alanine ligase, with amino-acid sequence MKPLTTYQNFYFVGIGGIGMSALARYFNASGKTVLGYDKMHTKLTKALVEEGINIQFEDHIDDRIKNLQPENTLVIYTPAIKKLDLLNYFNDNKFDVLKRAKVLGMITENTDCIAIAGTHGKTTTSSLVAHLCEEANLPFSCFLGGIAENFKSNFHFKGNDISVVEADEYDRSFLTLSPDWAVITSTDADHLDIYGDNATIQKGFQDFADLVPKGQQLFVRKGISIGRETKTYAVNEEADYYSDNVREIGDKIHFDFHSPTEEIDDFIWEIPGIHNVENATAAIALLNSFGVDFETLKKGIASFKGIKRRYTKHNFESGKIYIDDYAHHPTELNAVIGSIKTFYPNKKLLVVFQPHLFSRTRDFADAFADSLDKADELILLDIYPARELQENFEGITSEWLLDKIELEKKEVSTLEETFNKIKEKEFDVLLTVGAGNIDTLNDGIVEWLSDRK; translated from the coding sequence ATGAAACCCTTAACAACATATCAGAACTTCTACTTCGTAGGAATCGGTGGCATCGGAATGAGTGCTTTAGCTCGCTATTTCAACGCCTCTGGGAAAACCGTGTTGGGTTATGATAAAATGCACACCAAGCTTACAAAAGCTTTGGTTGAAGAAGGTATCAACATACAGTTTGAAGATCATATCGATGACAGAATCAAAAATCTACAACCAGAAAATACGTTGGTAATCTATACTCCAGCAATTAAAAAACTGGATCTACTTAATTACTTTAATGATAATAAATTTGATGTTTTAAAAAGAGCGAAAGTTCTTGGAATGATTACCGAAAACACCGATTGTATAGCAATTGCAGGCACCCACGGGAAAACGACAACCTCCTCTTTGGTAGCGCATTTATGTGAAGAAGCAAATCTTCCATTCTCTTGTTTTTTGGGTGGAATCGCTGAAAACTTTAAATCAAATTTCCATTTCAAAGGAAATGACATTTCGGTTGTTGAAGCTGATGAATACGATAGAAGTTTCCTTACCCTTTCTCCGGATTGGGCGGTGATTACTTCAACCGATGCCGATCATTTGGATATTTATGGTGATAACGCAACCATTCAAAAAGGATTTCAGGATTTTGCGGATTTAGTTCCGAAAGGTCAACAACTATTTGTAAGAAAAGGAATTAGCATAGGTCGAGAAACAAAAACGTATGCAGTAAATGAAGAAGCTGATTATTACTCGGATAATGTTAGAGAAATTGGCGATAAGATCCATTTCGACTTTCATTCGCCAACAGAAGAAATAGATGATTTTATATGGGAAATCCCAGGAATTCATAATGTTGAAAATGCAACTGCTGCGATTGCATTATTAAATAGTTTCGGAGTGGATTTTGAGACTTTGAAGAAAGGGATTGCAAGTTTCAAGGGAATTAAAAGACGCTATACGAAACATAACTTCGAAAGTGGCAAAATTTATATCGATGATTACGCACATCATCCAACGGAATTAAATGCAGTAATTGGTTCGATTAAAACCTTCTACCCTAACAAGAAATTGTTAGTGGTTTTTCAACCCCATCTTTTCAGTAGAACACGAGATTTCGCAGATGCATTTGCTGATAGTTTAGATAAAGCGGATGAATTGATACTCTTGGATATTTATCCCGCGAGAGAATTACAAGAAAACTTCGAGGGAATTACATCCGAATGGTTATTGGATAAAATAGAATTAGAGAAAAAGGAAGTTTCCACTTTGGAAGAAACCTTTAACAAAATAAAAGAAAAAGAATTTGATGTATTGTTAACGGTTGGCGCAGGAAATATCGATACTTTAAACGACGGAATTGTAGAATGGCTCTCAGATAGGAAATGA
- the murG gene encoding undecaprenyldiphospho-muramoylpentapeptide beta-N-acetylglucosaminyltransferase, with product MNKKIKILMSGGGTGGHIFPAIAIAQEIQNRFPEAEFFFIGANGKMEMEKVPQSGFKIIGLNIAGFDRGNLLKNIGLPFKLLSSLAKARTTIKQFQPDFAIGTGGFASGPALYMAANLGIPIFVQEQNSLPGKTNKFLSRKAKGVFTAYPNMDHFFPKTKTFFLGNPIRKNIITDLVEMDSAKEKLGLDKNKLTILSVGGSLGSRTLNNGWKENIEKLIEKDFQLIWQTGKLDYKSLTEDSKISNHQSQIQLKEFIADMALAYSAADVIVSRAGAIAISELAMAQKPVLLVPFPFAAEDHQTKNAMTLVEKNAARMVKDTEMAEKFWTTLMEICENEKVRNEMSENLKFFAKPLATEEIVDEILSSLNIKA from the coding sequence ATGAACAAAAAAATAAAAATTCTAATGAGCGGCGGCGGAACCGGAGGACACATCTTTCCGGCGATTGCGATTGCGCAGGAAATCCAAAACAGATTTCCTGAAGCAGAATTTTTTTTCATCGGAGCCAATGGTAAAATGGAAATGGAAAAAGTTCCACAATCAGGGTTCAAAATAATAGGTTTAAATATCGCGGGATTTGATCGCGGGAATTTATTGAAAAATATCGGATTGCCTTTTAAGTTGCTTTCAAGTTTAGCCAAAGCAAGAACAACAATTAAACAATTTCAACCGGACTTCGCAATAGGAACCGGAGGATTTGCAAGTGGACCTGCACTTTATATGGCGGCAAATTTAGGCATCCCTATTTTCGTTCAGGAGCAGAATTCTTTGCCTGGAAAAACAAATAAATTTTTGTCCAGAAAAGCGAAAGGAGTTTTTACTGCTTATCCAAATATGGATCATTTCTTCCCGAAAACCAAAACTTTTTTCCTTGGAAATCCAATCCGAAAAAACATCATTACTGATTTGGTGGAAATGGATTCGGCAAAAGAGAAATTAGGTTTAGATAAAAATAAACTGACCATTCTTTCTGTTGGTGGATCTTTGGGTTCACGAACGTTGAACAATGGTTGGAAAGAAAATATAGAGAAACTTATAGAGAAAGATTTTCAGCTGATTTGGCAAACTGGCAAACTGGATTATAAAAGTTTGACTGAAGATTCTAAAATATCGAATCATCAATCACAAATTCAGTTGAAAGAATTTATTGCCGATATGGCTTTGGCCTATTCAGCAGCAGATGTAATCGTTTCCAGAGCTGGAGCGATTGCTATATCAGAATTGGCAATGGCACAGAAACCAGTGCTTTTGGTTCCATTTCCTTTTGCAGCGGAAGATCATCAAACCAAAAATGCGATGACTTTAGTTGAAAAGAATGCAGCCAGAATGGTTAAAGATACGGAGATGGCAGAGAAATTCTGGACGACCTTGATGGAGATTTGTGAAAACGAAAAAGTTCGAAATGAGATGAGTGAGAATTTAAAATTCTTCGCAAAACCTTTAGCAACTGAAGAAATTGTAGATGAAATTTTATCATCCTTAAATATCAAAGCATAA
- a CDS encoding FtsW/RodA/SpoVE family cell cycle protein — translation MQEREYKFELLKGDKVLWSVILLISFFSVFPVYSASSNLEYIVNSGTTTSHLIKHTFFVVLGLAIMRFVGVFKYEHIGKLSSILLAFMIVLLGLTMVSGQTIDGASASRWLKIPGTPISFQPSSFAYLMLVIYLCRYLTKKIKRERLPIENIFYIFGPVLLVFILVAKDNGSTALMILMVSLIVMFIGQLNKKYILGFVGISSVFIGIFMFLALKTDLIGNNRVHTWMSRIETFTKKESQVEDEVDKAKNYQVMQAKAAIVHGGIAGMGPGKSALKQMLPQSASDFIFAIIVEEYGFIGAMVLIALYLIMIIRIVMIASKMPAFFGSLLVLSLGTMIFVQLSVNIAVAVNLIPVTGQPLPLISYGGTSMLVTYIQLGIILNVSSRIQVYDEEGMGKKQSIEEINDIA, via the coding sequence ATGCAGGAAAGAGAATACAAATTTGAATTGTTAAAAGGCGACAAGGTGCTATGGAGCGTGATCTTATTGATTTCGTTCTTCTCGGTATTCCCCGTCTACTCTGCCAGCTCCAATTTAGAATATATTGTTAACAGCGGAACTACAACTTCGCACCTTATTAAACATACTTTTTTCGTAGTACTTGGTTTGGCAATCATGCGCTTTGTCGGGGTGTTTAAGTACGAGCATATCGGTAAACTCAGCAGTATTCTGTTAGCGTTTATGATTGTTCTGCTGGGTTTAACAATGGTTTCAGGGCAAACAATTGATGGCGCTTCGGCTTCACGATGGTTAAAAATTCCGGGAACACCAATATCTTTCCAGCCCTCTTCTTTCGCGTATTTAATGTTAGTAATTTATCTCTGTCGATATTTAACTAAGAAAATCAAAAGAGAACGGCTTCCGATAGAGAATATATTCTATATTTTCGGACCGGTTCTGCTGGTATTCATACTCGTGGCAAAAGACAATGGCTCTACTGCTTTAATGATTTTAATGGTTTCCCTAATCGTTATGTTTATTGGTCAACTTAACAAAAAATACATTCTTGGCTTCGTAGGAATATCATCCGTGTTTATAGGTATTTTCATGTTTTTGGCTTTAAAAACAGATTTGATTGGTAATAATCGAGTACATACCTGGATGAGTCGTATCGAAACCTTCACAAAGAAGGAAAGCCAAGTTGAGGATGAGGTAGATAAAGCAAAAAACTATCAGGTGATGCAAGCCAAAGCCGCAATTGTACATGGTGGAATTGCCGGAATGGGACCCGGAAAAAGCGCTTTGAAACAGATGCTTCCACAGTCTGCCTCAGATTTTATTTTTGCCATTATTGTTGAAGAATACGGGTTTATTGGAGCAATGGTATTAATAGCGCTCTATTTAATAATGATAATACGGATCGTGATGATCGCCAGTAAAATGCCGGCTTTCTTTGGGAGCTTGCTGGTCTTAAGTTTAGGCACAATGATTTTTGTACAGCTTTCGGTAAATATTGCTGTGGCGGTAAATCTGATTCCTGTGACCGGACAACCACTGCCTTTGATTAGTTACGGTGGAACATCAATGCTGGTGACCTATATTCAGCTGGGAATCATTTTAAATGTAAGTTCCAGAATACAGGTATATGATGAAGAAGGAATGGGCAAAAAACAGAGTATCGAAGAAATAAATGATATCGCATAA
- the murD gene encoding UDP-N-acetylmuramoyl-L-alanine--D-glutamate ligase has translation MKIVVLGGGESGVGAAYLAKKKGLNVFLSDKGAIKDNYKKQLTEAGIEFEEEHHDEERILEADWIIKSPGIPKKADIIFKINQKGIRLSSEIEFAAEFTPAKIIAITGSNGKTTTTSLIYHILKNDHLNVGLAGNIGKSFARQVADENFDYYVLEVSSFQLDDIQNFRPFISLLLNLSQDHLDQYNYNYEDYAMAKFRIAENQENDNFFIYNKDDEMSMNLLEKLAIKAKKIPFSTKKKLKEGGYIHNDKIMVKIEDEFSMKIAELSLVGNHNIANSLAASIASKILKISNESIRNSLMTFQAVEHRLEQVAQINGVTFINDSKATNVNAAYFALESMKQPTVWIVGGVDKGNDYTEIENLVKRKVKAIICLGLDNQKIIDFFKDKKEAIYSTSSMEEAIKISRSLAEKGDTVLLSPCCASFDLFDNYEDRGNQFKKEVIKKAID, from the coding sequence ATGAAAATAGTTGTTTTAGGTGGCGGAGAAAGTGGTGTTGGTGCTGCGTATTTAGCGAAGAAGAAAGGCTTAAATGTTTTTCTTTCGGATAAAGGTGCGATTAAGGACAATTATAAAAAGCAATTAACTGAAGCCGGTATTGAGTTTGAAGAAGAACACCATGACGAAGAAAGGATTCTTGAAGCAGACTGGATCATTAAGTCCCCAGGAATTCCGAAGAAGGCAGATATTATCTTTAAAATTAATCAAAAAGGTATTCGACTGTCTTCTGAAATTGAATTTGCAGCCGAATTTACTCCCGCAAAAATTATTGCAATTACTGGAAGTAACGGCAAAACCACAACCACGTCATTGATCTACCATATTTTAAAAAATGATCATTTGAATGTTGGTTTAGCCGGGAATATCGGGAAAAGTTTTGCAAGACAAGTAGCGGACGAAAATTTCGATTATTATGTATTGGAAGTAAGTTCTTTTCAGTTAGATGATATTCAAAATTTCCGACCGTTTATTTCTTTGTTATTGAATTTAAGTCAGGATCATCTCGATCAGTACAATTACAATTATGAAGATTATGCCATGGCAAAATTCAGAATCGCTGAAAATCAAGAGAATGATAACTTCTTCATCTATAATAAGGATGATGAAATGAGTATGAATTTACTCGAAAAACTAGCAATCAAAGCGAAAAAAATTCCCTTTTCTACAAAAAAGAAATTGAAAGAAGGCGGTTATATTCATAATGATAAGATCATGGTGAAGATTGAAGATGAGTTTTCTATGAAAATAGCAGAACTTTCTTTAGTTGGAAATCATAATATCGCGAACAGCCTAGCAGCCTCTATTGCCAGTAAGATACTGAAAATAAGCAATGAAAGCATAAGAAATTCATTAATGACGTTTCAAGCGGTGGAGCATCGTTTAGAACAAGTCGCCCAAATTAATGGCGTAACGTTCATTAACGACAGTAAGGCGACGAATGTAAATGCAGCCTACTTTGCTTTAGAAAGTATGAAACAGCCTACCGTTTGGATTGTTGGTGGGGTAGATAAAGGAAATGATTATACCGAAATAGAAAACTTAGTTAAAAGAAAGGTTAAAGCTATTATTTGTCTTGGACTCGACAATCAGAAAATTATAGACTTTTTTAAAGATAAAAAGGAGGCGATTTATAGCACGTCAAGTATGGAAGAAGCGATAAAGATCTCCAGATCATTAGCGGAAAAAGGTGACACAGTTTTGCTTTCACCATGCTGCGCAAGTTTCGACCTTTTCGATAATTATGAAGACCGCGGGAATCAGTTTAAAAAAGAAGTAATAAAAAAAGCAATCGACTAA
- the mraY gene encoding phospho-N-acetylmuramoyl-pentapeptide-transferase, which produces MLYYLFEYLSDHGIHIPGMGMFKFISFRAGMAVLLSLIIALVFGKKIINYLRNKQMGELVRDLGLDGQKQKEGTPTMGGLIIIMATLIPVLLFTRVLNIYIVLLIISVVWMGAIGFIDDYLKKIKKNKDGLSGKFKVIGQVGLGLIIGITMYFHPDITVKRKYADAKEVNRNNVEANFMQPEKSTVSTVPFVKNNEFDYSGILFWMTPEDAHEWAWVVFIPMVIFIVTAVSNGANITDGIDGLAAGTSVVILLTLSLFAYLSGNIIFADYLNIMFLPNMGETTIFALALVGAVIGFFWYNTYPAQVFMGDTGSLMLGGVIAVLAIILRKELLIPVLCGIFLIENVSVMLQVGVFKYRKRKYGLEYAQNNRLFKMSPLHHHYQKEGYHESKIVNRMVIIGVLFAIICLITLKVR; this is translated from the coding sequence ATGTTATATTACCTATTCGAATATTTGAGCGACCATGGAATTCACATTCCAGGAATGGGCATGTTTAAATTCATATCCTTCCGGGCGGGAATGGCGGTTCTACTCTCTCTAATTATTGCGTTGGTTTTTGGTAAAAAAATTATCAACTATTTGCGAAATAAGCAAATGGGTGAGTTAGTTCGTGATTTAGGTTTAGATGGCCAAAAACAAAAAGAAGGCACGCCAACAATGGGAGGTTTAATTATCATTATGGCAACGCTGATACCGGTCCTGCTATTTACCAGGGTTTTGAATATTTATATTGTTCTGCTAATTATCTCTGTAGTTTGGATGGGTGCAATTGGTTTCATCGATGATTATTTAAAGAAAATTAAAAAGAACAAAGACGGGCTAAGCGGAAAATTCAAAGTCATAGGACAGGTTGGATTAGGATTAATTATTGGCATAACCATGTACTTTCACCCAGATATTACGGTGAAAAGAAAATATGCAGATGCCAAAGAAGTGAACCGAAATAATGTGGAAGCGAACTTCATGCAACCGGAGAAATCAACTGTTTCCACGGTTCCTTTTGTAAAAAATAACGAATTTGATTATAGTGGTATCTTATTCTGGATGACGCCTGAAGATGCACACGAGTGGGCATGGGTAGTTTTTATCCCAATGGTTATTTTTATTGTAACTGCTGTTTCGAACGGCGCCAACATCACCGACGGGATCGACGGTCTCGCCGCGGGCACGAGTGTCGTCATTCTGCTTACATTATCTCTTTTTGCCTACCTCTCTGGAAACATCATTTTCGCAGATTATCTCAATATCATGTTCCTGCCAAATATGGGGGAAACAACCATTTTTGCCCTCGCTCTTGTTGGTGCAGTAATTGGCTTTTTCTGGTACAATACCTATCCCGCACAAGTATTCATGGGAGATACAGGAAGTTTAATGTTGGGGGGAGTAATTGCAGTTCTAGCAATTATCCTAAGAAAAGAGTTATTGATTCCTGTGCTGTGTGGAATTTTCCTCATCGAAAATGTTTCCGTAATGCTGCAGGTTGGAGTATTTAAATACAGAAAAAGAAAATACGGACTGGAGTATGCCCAGAATAATAGGCTGTTCAAAATGTCTCCTCTTCATCACCATTATCAAAAAGAAGGTTATCACGAAAGCAAGATTGTAAACCGCATGGTTATTATCGGAGTGCTGTTCGCAATAATTTGTTTAATCACTTTAAAAGTCAGATAA
- a CDS encoding UDP-N-acetylmuramoyl-L-alanyl-D-glutamate--2,6-diaminopimelate ligase translates to MNLEEILHRIPVLEIFGDKSRFISEIIFDSRKAVENGLYVAIKGTVSDGHDFITSSLEKGVKAIVCEELPTDIKAEITYIKVKDASKTLAHLASNFYGNPSAKLNLIGITGTNGKTSTTTLLFDLFKILGFKSALISTVEYRIDEEIIPSTHTTPDVIRLNQMLAKAVEAGCEFAFMEVSSHGIHQHRTEGLQFKIAGFTNITHDHLDYHKTFEEYLKTKKRFFDELNLDAIAINNVDDKNGNVMLQNTKAKKKTYALKTMADYHGKITEVDFNGMLLNFNGKEFWTTLTGKFNAYNLLLAYAVAIECGLHTEDILPALSQLKRVKGRFETLKSDGGIFFVVDYAHTPDALENVLDSINEIRTKNERLITVFGCGGDRDVTKRPEMGKIATRKSTLAIITSDNPRTEDPAEIIREIEKGVEPQYFSKYTSIPDRREAIKMAIKFAEPKDIIVVAGKGHETYQEINGVKHHFDDQETIIELARLMSK, encoded by the coding sequence ATGAATTTAGAAGAAATATTACACAGAATCCCAGTCCTGGAAATCTTCGGAGATAAAAGCCGATTTATTTCAGAAATCATTTTTGACAGCCGAAAAGCAGTTGAGAATGGCCTTTATGTGGCTATAAAAGGAACAGTTTCCGACGGACATGACTTCATTACTTCTTCCCTTGAAAAAGGAGTAAAAGCAATCGTTTGCGAAGAACTTCCAACTGATATTAAAGCAGAAATCACTTATATTAAAGTTAAAGACGCTTCAAAAACTCTGGCACATTTGGCTTCTAATTTTTATGGAAATCCGTCTGCGAAATTAAACCTCATTGGTATTACAGGGACGAATGGAAAAACGTCTACCACTACTCTTTTATTTGATCTGTTTAAAATTTTAGGTTTTAAATCTGCATTAATTTCTACCGTAGAATATAGAATCGACGAAGAGATTATTCCTTCAACACACACGACTCCGGATGTCATCCGATTGAATCAAATGTTGGCAAAAGCTGTAGAAGCAGGTTGCGAATTTGCTTTTATGGAAGTTTCATCTCACGGAATTCATCAACACAGAACGGAAGGTTTACAATTTAAGATCGCAGGTTTTACTAATATTACACACGATCATTTAGATTATCACAAAACATTTGAAGAATATCTTAAAACGAAAAAGAGATTTTTCGATGAACTGAATTTAGATGCAATTGCCATTAACAACGTTGATGATAAAAACGGAAACGTAATGCTTCAAAATACCAAAGCGAAGAAAAAAACCTACGCTTTAAAAACGATGGCAGATTATCATGGAAAGATCACAGAAGTTGATTTTAATGGAATGCTGCTCAATTTCAATGGAAAAGAATTCTGGACCACCTTAACAGGAAAATTCAACGCTTACAATTTATTACTTGCTTATGCTGTGGCAATTGAATGCGGTCTTCATACAGAAGATATTTTACCCGCTCTTTCACAATTAAAAAGAGTAAAAGGTAGATTTGAAACATTAAAATCTGATGGCGGCATTTTCTTCGTCGTTGATTATGCACATACACCCGATGCTTTGGAAAATGTTTTGGATTCTATTAATGAGATTCGAACTAAAAATGAAAGATTAATCACTGTATTTGGTTGCGGTGGTGACAGAGACGTTACCAAACGCCCTGAGATGGGAAAAATTGCCACTCGCAAATCTACTTTGGCAATCATCACTTCCGATAATCCAAGAACGGAAGATCCCGCAGAAATTATTAGAGAGATTGAGAAAGGTGTAGAACCACAATATTTCAGCAAATACACTTCTATCCCAGACCGAAGAGAAGCAATTAAAATGGCAATTAAATTTGCCGAACCCAAAGATATTATCGTAGTAGCTGGCAAAGGCCATGAAACATATCAGGAAATTAATGGAGTTAAACATCATTTTGATGATCAGGAAACCATCATTGAGCTTGCAAGGCTCATGTCAAAATAA
- a CDS encoding penicillin-binding transpeptidase domain-containing protein yields the protein MAVQNEFEKKRSKTLRWGYLFTGFAFVVFLVFLGRILVLQNTNVQEIKDDYINKNYREATLKAARGNLYASDGSILATTVMRYDVYLDFKIIKDTIYSSNIGALSDSLSKMFGKPRSYFRDRFDQQRKAENQYYSLVKGLDFDDYDRIRQFPIFKKGKNRGGFIVDRNYKRELATTQIGAGTIGMDNGTAKSGLEGAFSKYLTGTDGSRLEQRVNSSQWKPIDYWKVNEPIDGEDVYTTIDIRIQDIVHSALEKQLVNFDADHGSVIVMEVSTGKVKAMVNLRRTEPGIYVDAYNYALKDATEPGSTFKTVSLLAAMDDGFIDENTTVNVGNGVWTYAKQRISDDHGGGTYDISDVLAKSSNVGSAKLITKYYADKPQVFLDHLKRWKMFDKMELELPGVTRPYIVTPEDKRWNDATLASLAYGYSSRFNLLQLTSFYNGIANKGKMLKPLFIEKIMKDGSSLYDAKPQVMVNKMASDKAIQMMTNALTKAVEKGTAKSIFTPNLKMAGKTGTARFEYWKPGPRKYIASFAGFYPSDNPKYTCIVMVHQPDNAKGFYGSTVAAPVFKEIAGKTFLKTPQNIEKEMLVDKKVDLSKMMKPMVKIAVNQNTMPKVTGLIGKNIIPQLENFGYRVDYKGVGKIKEQFPLEGTIINKNQRIYLQLQN from the coding sequence ATGGCAGTGCAAAATGAATTTGAAAAAAAACGCTCAAAAACATTGAGATGGGGCTACCTTTTTACAGGTTTTGCCTTCGTTGTGTTTTTGGTCTTTCTTGGGAGAATTCTGGTCTTACAAAACACCAACGTTCAGGAAATAAAAGACGACTATATCAATAAAAATTACCGTGAAGCAACCTTAAAAGCAGCACGGGGAAACCTATACGCCTCAGATGGGTCGATCTTGGCAACTACCGTAATGCGGTATGATGTTTATTTAGATTTCAAAATCATTAAAGACACTATTTACTCGAGTAATATAGGCGCCTTATCCGATTCTTTATCTAAGATGTTCGGTAAGCCAAGAAGCTATTTCCGAGACCGGTTTGATCAGCAGAGAAAAGCAGAAAATCAATATTATTCTTTAGTTAAAGGTTTGGACTTTGATGATTACGACCGAATTCGACAGTTTCCAATCTTCAAAAAAGGTAAAAACAGAGGCGGATTTATCGTTGACAGAAATTACAAAAGAGAATTGGCCACTACTCAAATTGGAGCAGGAACAATTGGCATGGATAACGGAACCGCAAAATCTGGGTTGGAAGGTGCTTTCTCAAAATACCTAACCGGAACCGATGGATCGCGACTTGAACAAAGAGTGAACTCCAGCCAGTGGAAACCTATTGATTACTGGAAGGTGAATGAACCTATTGACGGAGAAGATGTTTATACAACAATTGATATTAGAATCCAGGATATCGTTCATTCTGCTTTAGAAAAGCAATTGGTAAATTTTGATGCAGATCATGGATCAGTTATCGTCATGGAAGTTTCCACCGGAAAAGTAAAAGCCATGGTAAATCTCAGACGGACTGAACCCGGAATTTATGTTGATGCTTATAATTATGCGCTAAAAGATGCCACAGAACCCGGTTCTACATTTAAAACAGTTTCTCTGCTCGCTGCAATGGATGATGGATTCATCGATGAGAATACCACAGTGAATGTTGGAAATGGGGTATGGACTTATGCTAAGCAAAGAATTTCTGATGATCACGGCGGGGGGACTTATGACATTTCAGACGTTTTAGCGAAATCAAGTAATGTGGGGTCTGCAAAACTCATTACCAAATATTACGCAGATAAGCCGCAAGTTTTTTTGGATCATTTAAAGAGATGGAAGATGTTTGACAAAATGGAATTGGAGCTTCCTGGAGTTACCAGACCATACATTGTAACACCAGAGGATAAGAGGTGGAATGATGCGACTTTAGCCTCTTTAGCTTATGGCTACTCCTCTAGATTTAATCTTTTACAATTGACCTCTTTTTATAACGGTATTGCCAATAAAGGAAAAATGCTAAAGCCTCTATTTATTGAAAAGATAATGAAAGATGGCTCGTCTCTTTACGATGCAAAACCACAAGTAATGGTCAATAAAATGGCATCAGACAAAGCAATTCAAATGATGACCAACGCATTGACAAAAGCGGTCGAAAAAGGAACTGCCAAAAGTATTTTTACTCCCAATCTTAAAATGGCGGGAAAAACAGGAACAGCAAGATTTGAATACTGGAAACCAGGACCACGAAAGTATATAGCCAGTTTTGCAGGGTTCTACCCCTCCGACAACCCTAAATATACTTGTATCGTGATGGTTCATCAACCAGACAATGCAAAGGGTTTTTACGGATCTACCGTTGCAGCACCAGTATTTAAAGAGATCGCTGGAAAAACATTCCTGAAAACACCGCAAAATATCGAGAAAGAAATGTTGGTCGATAAAAAAGTGGACCTCAGCAAAATGATGAAACCGATGGTGAAAATTGCCGTGAACCAGAACACGATGCCGAAAGTTACCGGTTTAATCGGAAAAAACATTATCCCACAACTCGAAAACTTCGGCTATCGTGTTGATTATAAAGGAGTAGGCAAAATAAAAGAGCAATTCCCTTTAGAAGGGACGATCATTAATAAAAATCAAAGGATTTATCTGCAATTGCAGAACTAA